A genomic segment from Pararge aegeria chromosome 15, ilParAegt1.1, whole genome shotgun sequence encodes:
- the LOC120629955 gene encoding ionotropic receptor 25a, producing the protein MSIKVMEHLLVILGVFSLICTSFSQTTQNINVLLVNEENNALAEKAFEVAKEYVRRNPSLGLAVDPVIVVGNRTDAKAFLENVCRKYNDMLSAQKTPHVVLDFTMTGVGSETIKSFTAALALPTISGSFGQTGDLRQWRTLTANQTKFLLQIMPPADVLPEAIRAIVTKQDITNAAIIFDEFFVMDHKYKSLLQNIPTRHVITPVKSFSKDEIKTQLRSLRELDIVNFFVVGSLRTIKNVLDAANENQYFGRKTAWFALSLDKGDISCGCKDATIVYMRPTPDAKSRERLGKIKTTYSMNGEPEITSAFYFDLSLRTFLAIKSLLDSGKWPNDMKYISCDDYDGKNTPNRTLDLKTAFQEIKETPTYAPFYIPEDDPMNGRSFLEFSTDLTAVTIKDGASIGSKSLGSWKAGLLNPLSLTDPDNMSDYTAQLVYRIVTVEQQPFIIRDDEAPKGFKGYCIDLIEEIRQIVKFDYEITLTPDGNFGTMDENGNWNGIIKELIDKRADIGLTSLSVMAERENVVDFTVPYYDLVGITILMKLPRTPTSLFKFLTVLENDVWLSILAAYFFTSFLMWVFDKWSPYSYQNNREKYKDDEEKREFTLKECLWFCMTSLTPQGGGEAPKNLSGRLLAATWWLFGFIIIASYTANLAAFLTVSRLDTPIESLDDLSKQYKIQYAPLNGSAAMTYFERMANIEVRFYEIWKEMSLNDSLSDVERAKLAVWDYPVSDKYSKMWQAMKEAGLPNSIDEAIDRVLASKSSSEGFAWLGDATDVRYHVLTSCDLQMVGDEFSRKPYAIAVQQGSPLKDQFNNAILQLLNKRKLEKLKENWWNNNPNAIKCEKQDDQSDGISIQNIGGVFIVIFMGIGLACITLGVEYWWYKWRKRPMIGDVTQVEPAKTVKNHTGAATKHGEGFTFRSRNLGLANLKSKF; encoded by the exons ATGTCTATAAAAGTAATGGAGCACTTACTGGTGATTTTGGgcgtattttctttaatttgcaCATCATTTTCACAGACTACTCAAAACATAAACGTTT TACTTGTCAATGAAGAGAACAACGCACTGGCTGAAAAAGCGTTTGAAGTTGCAAAGGAGTATGTAAGGCGTAATCCTAGTTTAGGGTTAGCAGTTGACCCGGTCATTGTTGTGGGAAATCGTACAGACGCTAaagcatttttagaaaatg TTTGCAGAAAATACAATGATATGCTGTCTGCGCAGAAAACTCCACACGTTGTACTAGACTTCACGATGACCGGAGTTGGTTCAGAGACCATAAAGTCGTTTACCGCAGCTCTAGCCTTACCTACAATTTCTGGATCTTTCGGACAGACTGGGGATTTACGACAATGGCGTACTCTCACCGCGAACCAAACGAAATTCCTTCTGCAAATTATGCCCCCAGCAGACGTCCTGCCTGAAGCAATTAGGGCGATTGTAACTAAGCAAGATATCACAAATGCTGCAATTATATTTGACGAGTTCTTCG TTATGGACCATAAATACAAATCGCTACTCCAAAATATTCCTACGCGTCATGTTATTACTCCTGTTAAAAGCTTCAGCAAAGACGAAATAAAGACTCAATTAAGAAGTCTACGAGAGCTCGACATAGTCAACTTTTTCGTTGTCGGAAGTTTGAGGActatcaaaaatgttttagacGCTGCTAACGAGAACCAGTATTTTGGAAGAAAAACAGCTTGGTTCGCTTTATCTTTAGACAAAGGAGATATTAGTTGTGGTTGCAAAGATGCCACAATTGTCTACATGAGACCAACACCTGACGCTAAAAGCAGAGAACGTTTggggaaaataaaaacaacgtaTAGCATGAATGGCGAGCCCGAAATCACTTCTGCGTTTTATTTCGATctgtctttgagaacatttttagCCATCAA ATCATTGCTGGATTCTGGCAAGTGGCCAAACGACATGAAATATATCAGTTGTGACGATTACGATGGCAAGAATACACCTAACAGGACCTTGGATCTTAAAACCGCATTTCAAGAG ATAAAAGAGACCCCTACATATGCTCCTTTTTATATACCGGAAGACGACCCGATGAATGGTAGAAGCTTTCTGGAATTTAGCACAGATTTGACAGCTGTGACCATAAAAGATGGGGCATCTATAGGCAGCAAGTCCTTAGGATCGTGGAAGGCAGGTCTCTTGAACCCCTTATCGCTAACCGATCCTGATAACATGAGCGATTATACAGCGCAGTTGGTTTACAGAATTGTGACCGTCGAG cAACAACCTTTCATCATCAGAGATGACGAAGCCCCGAAAGGTTTCAAGGGTTATTGTATCGATCTAATAGAAGAGATTCGTCAAATCGTAAAATTCGATTATGAAATAACATTGACACCTGATGGCAATTTCGGCACGATGGACGAAAATGGCAACTGGAACGGTATAATAAAGGAGTTGATTGACAAAAGAGCCGACATTGGTTTAACATCTTTATCAGTTATGGCAGAGAGAGAGAATGTAGTAGATTTCACTGTTCCGTATTATGATCTAGTTGGCATTACAATACTGATGAAATTGCCAAGGACTCCGACGTCGCTGTTTAAGTTCCTGACAGTTTTAGAGAACGATGTATGGCTGTCTATCCTAGCTGCGTATTTCTTTACGAG TTTCCTTATGTGGGTCTTCGACAAGTGGAGTCCGTATAGCTATCAAAATAACCGCGAGAAGTACAAAGATGACGAGGAGAAGCGGGAGTTTACGTTGAAAGAGTGCTTATGGTTTTGCATGACTTCGCTTACTCCTCAGGGTGGGGGAGAGGCACCGAAGAATCTTTCTGGACGTCTGTTGGCTGCTACTTGGTGGCTGTTTGG TTTCATCATCATAGCGTCTTACACTGCAAACTTGGCTGCTTTCCTGACTGTATCTCGTCTTGATACACCCATAGAGTCATTGGATGACTTATCGAAGCAATACAAAATCCAATATGCGCCTCTCAACGGTTCGGCTGCAATGACATACTTCGAAAGAATGGCTAATATCGAGGTGCGATTTTATGA GATATGGAAGGAAATGAGCCTGAACGATAGCTTAAGTGACGTGGAACGTGCTAAATTAGCGGTATGGGATTATCCTGTATCTGATAAATACAGCAAAATGTGGCAAGCCATGAAGGAGGCTGGTCTCCCAAACTCGATAGATGAGGCTATAGATAGAGTACTGGCCTCGAAGAGCTCAAGTGAAGGGTTTGCTTGGCTTGGGGACGCAACTGACGTCAGATATCATGTTCTAACAAGCTGTGACTTGCAAATGGTTGGCGATGAATTTTCTAGGAAACCTTACGCGATTGCAGTTCAGCAAGGATCTCCTTTGAAAGACCAGTTTAATAATGC AATATTACAGCTCCTGAACAAGCGTAAACTGGAGAAACTGAAGGAAAACTGGTGGAACAATAACCCTAATGCCATAAAATGCGAGAAGCAGGACGACCAGTCCGATGGAATTTCCATACAAAACATCGGCGGCGTCTTCATAGTCATATTCATGGGCATCGGCTTGGCTTGTATCACTTTAGGGGTGGAGTATTGGTGGTACAAGTGGAGGAAGCGACCAATGATTGGCGATGTTACTCAG GTTGAACCAGCAAAAACGGTAAAAAACCATACCGGAGCTGCAACTAAACATGGCGAAGGATTTACATTTCGATCAAGGAATTTAGGTTTGGCTAATTTGAAatcaaagttttaa
- the LOC120629797 gene encoding nucleolin-like isoform X1: MLLGNRNRHGYSSSRALPQDAATEEVTSTEVTKESPVKKSPAKKAVEPAVEPAESNGKGENGSGDAPEEDKEDEDAPAENGEAEDDSNDAVENGDATEKKEAGVKRKSVPSEKNGDAPEKTAPEKKAKVADEAPPAEEEAAA; the protein is encoded by the exons atgctgcttggcaacaGAAATAGGCATGGATACTCCTCCAGCCGAGCTCTGCCACA AGATGCCGCAACTGAGGAAGTAACCTCTACAGAGGTGACAAAAGAGTCTCCAGTAAAGAAATCACCCGCCAAGAAGGCAGTCGAGCCTGCAGTGGAGCCTGCAGAGAGCAATGGTAAAGGAGAGAATGGCAGTGGAGATGCACCAGAAGAAGACAAAGAAGATGAGGACGCGCCTGCTGAGAATGGAGAAGCTGAAGATGACAGCAATGATGCTGTTGAGAATGGAGATGCAACAG AAAAGAAAGAAGCTGGAGTGAAGAGGAAATCAGTCCCATCAGAGAAAAATGGTGATGCACCAGAAAAGACAGCACCTGAGAAGAAGGCGAAAGTAGCAGATGAGGCTCCACCTGCGGAAGAGGAGGCCGCCGCCTAA
- the LOC120629797 gene encoding nucleolin-like isoform X2 gives MADAAVDKKDAATEEVTSTEVTKESPVKKSPAKKAVEPAVEPAESNGKGENGSGDAPEEDKEDEDAPAENGEAEDDSNDAVENGDATEKKEAGVKRKSVPSEKNGDAPEKTAPEKKAKVADEAPPAEEEAAA, from the exons ATGGCAGACGCAGCCGTCGACAAGAA AGATGCCGCAACTGAGGAAGTAACCTCTACAGAGGTGACAAAAGAGTCTCCAGTAAAGAAATCACCCGCCAAGAAGGCAGTCGAGCCTGCAGTGGAGCCTGCAGAGAGCAATGGTAAAGGAGAGAATGGCAGTGGAGATGCACCAGAAGAAGACAAAGAAGATGAGGACGCGCCTGCTGAGAATGGAGAAGCTGAAGATGACAGCAATGATGCTGTTGAGAATGGAGATGCAACAG AAAAGAAAGAAGCTGGAGTGAAGAGGAAATCAGTCCCATCAGAGAAAAATGGTGATGCACCAGAAAAGACAGCACCTGAGAAGAAGGCGAAAGTAGCAGATGAGGCTCCACCTGCGGAAGAGGAGGCCGCCGCCTAA